Proteins encoded in a region of the Mercenaria mercenaria strain notata chromosome 1, MADL_Memer_1, whole genome shotgun sequence genome:
- the LOC123526158 gene encoding kelch-like protein 28: protein MAEEDLNEISQDMSRMSCTTSFIHFKNDAHESVLLKEMKKLYDEDLLKDVTLCVGSLEFSCHKNVLAATSPYFKLMFTLEMAESKKDRIELFEVDSRSVKDVIEYAYTGKVKITRSNAQNLLSAATLFQILPVQRACAKFMETQLDIHNCIGINFIAEIHNCTALKIKAREFIEKNFVDVCESEEFLSLTFNKLAEIVMSDELNVEKEEIVLDAVISWIAHDFQSRKGFFCELLQMVRIGLVSSSYVKEVLSRHKLVRTCQKCKEYIQDLKDYETNPGTYVGNRDFSLSLRSGMYYPEGCLLIMGGVELTTVRPCINCYNPVSQECFYIEEFPEPRKLDTYDCEDIACVVTENNLIFAGGGNYIYHHLFEDSEDDSFEELEYKEYIVQKDFYQYDMDHNEWLAKSPMLFPKSNFTLASLNGKIYCFGGLTENKHPTEIIEVYDIERNRWNYQGMLPTTLVDLASVVYKENIYLLGGRTGVGAHNSLIRYNPETEEWTSLAGMLTPRFNFGACLLDGEIYVAGGQIYSHASYTINREVLRTVEIYNIESNQWRLGPELPVDMFNVGLCVISGAMYACGTPEYDEDLTSQRSYNAVCRLDLGTNVWEMTEDSLCSVRNFRCVMAKMHTRKLQKVFSSSAV, encoded by the exons ATGGCAGAGGAGGACCTCAACGAGATCAGTCAGGACATGTCTAGGATGAGCTGTACAACTAGTTTCATACACTTCAAAAATGACGCACATGAATCGGTACTACTGAAAGAAATGAAGAAACTTTATGATGAGGATCTTCTCAAAGATGTCACATTATGTGTAGGAAGTCTCGAATTTTCATGCCACAAGAACGTATTGGCGGCAACTAGTCCATACTTTAAACTGATGTTTACATTAGAAATGGCTGAAAGTAAAAAGGATAGGATTGAATTGTTTGAAGTTGATTCTAGGTCAGTGAAAGATGTTATTGAATATGCTTATACAGGGAAGGTGAAAATAACAAGAAGTAATGCACAAAACTTACTGAGTGCTGCAACTTTGTTTCAGATACTGCCAGTTCAACGAGCCTGTGCCAAATTTATGGAAACACAGCTAGATATTCATAACTGTATTGGTATTAACTTCATAGCAGAAATCCACAACTGTACGGCATTAAAAATTAAAGCAAGAGAATTCATTGAAAAGAATTTTGTTGATGTTTGCGAGAGTGAAGAGTTTTTGTCATTGACATTTAACAAACTAGCTGAGATAGTTATGTCTGATGAACTAAAtgtagaaaaagaagaaattgtaCTAGACGCTGTTATTTCCTGGATAGCTCATGACTTTCAGTCACGAAAAGGTTTCTTCTGTGAATTGTTACAAATGGTTAGAATTGGTCTGGTTAGTAGTAGTTACGTAAAGGAAGTACTATCTAGGCACAAATTGGTGAGAACATGTCAGAAATGTAAGGAATATATCCAAGATCTTAAAGATTATGAAACAAATCCGGGCACATATGTAGGGAATAGAGACTTCAGTTTGAGTCTTAGGTCTGGTATGTACTACCCAGAAGGTTGCCTACTCATCATGGGAGGTGTGGAGCTGACGACTGTACGTCCTTGTATTAACTGTTATAACCCAGTCTCGCAAGAATGTTTCTATATTGAGGAATTCCCAGAGCCGAGGAAACTGGATACCTATGATTGTGAAGACATTGCTTGTGTTGTAACTGAAAACAACCTAATATTTGCAG GAGGTGGTAACTATATATATCATCACTTGTTTGAAGATTCCGAAGATGACTCTTTTGAGGAACTGGAATACAAGGAATATATTGTACAGAAAGACTTCTATCAGTATGATATGGATCATAATGAGTGGCTCGCAAAATCACCGATGCTGTTTCCTAAGTCAAACTTTACTCTTGCCAGCTTGAACGGAAAGATCTATTGTTTCGGAGGCTTAACAGAAAACAAGCATCCAACAGAAATCATTGAAGTGTATGACATTGAGAGGAATAGATGGAATTATCAAGGCATGCTACCTACAACACTTGTTGATCTCGCCTCAGTAGTATATAAGGAAAATATATATCTACTAGGAGGACGTACTGGAGTGGGTGCTCACAATAGCCTGATAAG ATACAACCCAGAGACTGAGGAGTGGACGTCTCTTGCCGGAATGCTTACACCAAGATTCAACTTTGGTGCGTGTCTGCTTGACGGAGAAATCTATGTTGCTGGAGGACAGATATACTCACATGCTTCTTATACCATCAACAGAGAAGTGTTAAGAACAGTTGAGATCTATAATATAGAGTCCAACCAGTGGCGACTGGGACCAGAACTTCCGGTAGACATGTTTAATGTTGGTCTATGTGTGATCAGTGGTGCGATGTATGCTTGTGGTACACCAGAATATGATGAAGATCTGACTTCACAGAGGTCCTATAATGCGGTGTGTAGACTTGACCTGGGTACAAATGTATGGGAGATGACAGAAGATAGTCTGTGTAGTGTTAGGAACTTTAGATGTGTGATGGCCAAGATGCACACAAGGAAACTTCAGAAGGTGTTTTCATCCTCTGCTGTATAG